A DNA window from Camelina sativa cultivar DH55 chromosome 13, Cs, whole genome shotgun sequence contains the following coding sequences:
- the LOC104737311 gene encoding ATP synthase gamma chain 1, chloroplastic, whose translation MACSNLTTMWVSSKPSLSDSSSLSFRSVLNPLLLPNHTTSPPSRSSSVSPIQSSLRELRDRIDSVKNTQKITEAMKLVAAAKVRRAQEAVVNGRPFSETLVEVLYNINEQLQTDDVDVPLTKVRPVKKVALVVVTGDRGLCGGFNNFIIKKAEARIKELKGLGLDYIVISVGKKGNSYFLRRPYIPVDKFLEAGTLPTAKEAQAVADDVFSLFISEEVDKVELLYTKFVSLVKSEPVIHTLLPLSPKGEICDINGNCVDAAEDELFRLTTKEGKLTVERETFRTPTADFSPILQFEQDPVQILDALLPLYLNSQILRALQESLASELAARMSAMSSASDNASDLKKSLSMVYNRKRQAKITGEILEIVAGANAQV comes from the coding sequence ATGGCTTGCTCTAATCTAACAACAATGTGGGTTTCATCAAAACCATCTCTTTCTGATTCCTCTTCCTTATCTTTCCGATCTGTTCTCAACCCTCTTCTCCTCCCTAACCACACTACCTCTCCTCCTTCGAgatcttcctctgtttcaccaATCCAATCGTCTCTTCGTGAGCTCCGAGACCGTATCGATTCCGTCAAGAACACTCAGAAGATCACCGAAGCTATGAAGCTTGTCGCTGCTGCTAAAGTCAGGAGAGCTCAAGAAGCTGTCGTTAACGGACGACCATTCTCTGAAACCCTAGTTGAGGTTCTTTACAACATCAACGAACAGCTTCAAACCGATGATGTCGATGTGCCTTTAACCAAGGTCAGACCGGTTAAGAAAGTGGCACTCGTTGTCGTAACCGGTGATCGTGGATTGTGCGGTGGATTCAACAACTTCATCATTAAGAAAGCAGAGGCTAGGATCAAAGAGCTTAAAGGTCTTGGTCTTGATTACATAGTCATTAGCGTGGGCAAGAAGGGAAACTCGTATTTCCTCCGTCGTCCGTACATCCCCGTCGACAAGTTCCTTGAAGCCGGAACTTTACCGACGGCCAAAGAAGCTCAAGCTGTGGCTGATGATGTCTTCTCTCTGTTTATAAGTGAAGAAGTCGACAAAGTCGAGCTCTTGTACACAAAGTTTGTGTCTTTGGTCAAGTCAGAACCCGTGATCCACACGCTACTGCCTCTATCGCCTAAAGGAGAGATCTGTGACATTAATGGGAACTGTGTTGATGCTGCGGAAGATGAGTTGTTCAGGTTAACGACGAAAGAAGGGAAACTGACTGTTGAAAGAGAGACTTTTAGGACACCAACCGCTGATTTCTCTCCCATCTTGCAATTCGAGCAAGACCCTGTTCAGATTCTTGATGCTTTGTTGCCTCTGTACCTTAACAGTCAGATTCTTAGGGCTTTGCAGGAGTCATTGGCTAGTGAGCTTGCAGCTAGAATGAGTGCAATGAGCAGTGCTTCGGATAATGCATCGGATCTTAAGAAATCGCTTTCTATGGTGTATAATAGAAAGCGTCAAGCTAAGATTACTGGAGAGATTCTTGAGATTGTTGCTGGAGCTAATGCACAGGTTTGA
- the LOC104737306 gene encoding putative Myb family transcription factor At1g14600 isoform X3, whose product MKNPIVRSYVRSKVPRLRWNSELHNSFVQAVEQLGGENRATPKMVLQLMDAKGLSISHVKSHLQMYRNKKEEDSIKERRMIRQMNRRHSQQYLKINERYNWIVLRK is encoded by the exons atgaaaaacccAATCGTTAGATCTTATGTTAGATCAAAAGTGCCGCGGTTGCGATGGAACTCCGAGCTTCACAACTCTTTTGTTCAAGCTGTTGAACAACTCGGTGGAGAAAATA GAGCAACTCCGAAGATGGTTTTGCAGTTAATGGATGCCAAAGGACTCTCAATATCACATGTAAAGAGTCATCTTCAG ATGTATAGGaacaagaaggaagaagattctATAAAAG AAAGGAGAATGATAAGGCAAATGAATAGGAGGCACTCTCAACAATACCTTAAGATCAATGAAC GCTACAATTGGATAGTACTGAGAAAGTAA
- the LOC104707606 gene encoding 110 kDa U5 small nuclear ribonucleoprotein component CLO, whose product MDDSLYDEFGNYIGPEIESDRESEDEVEKDEDKQPEENGHGSDGEQGGSNGWITTINDVEMENQIVLPEDKKYYPTAEEVYGEDVETLVMDEDEQPLEQPIIKPVRDIRFEVGVKDQSTYVSTQFLIGLMSNPALMRNVALVGHLQHGKTVFMDMLVEQTHHMSTFNVKNEKHMKYTDTRVDEQERNISIKAVPMSLVLEDSRSKSYLCNIMDTPGHVNFSDEMTASLRLADGAVLIVDAAEGVMVNTERAIRHAIQDRLPIVVVINKVDRLITELKLPPRDAYYKLRHTIEVINNHISVASTTAGNLPLIDPAAGNVCFASGTAGWSFTLQSFAKMYAKLHGVAMDVDKFASRLWGDVYYHPDTRVFKKNPPVGGGERAFVQFILEPLYKIYSQVIGEHKKSVETTLAELGVTLSNSAYKLNVRPLLRLACSSVFGSASGFTDMLVKHIPSPREAASRKVGHAYTGPTDSPIYESMVECDPSGPLMVNVTKLYPKSDTSVFDVFGRVYSGRLQTGQSVRVLGEGYSPDDEEDMTIKEVTKLWIYQARYRIPVSSAPPGSWVLIEGVDASIMKTATLCDSTFDEDVHIFRALQFNTLSVVKTATEPLNPSELPKMVEGLRKISKSYPLAITKVEESGEHTILGTGELYLDSIMKDLRELYSEVEVKVADPVVSFCETVVESSSMKCFAETPNKKNKITMIAEPLDRGLAEDIESGVVSIDWNRKQLGDFFRTKYDWDLLAARSIWAFGPDKQGPNVLLDDTLPTEVDRNLMMAVKDSIVQGFQWGAREGPLCDEPIRNVKFKIVDARIAPEPLHRGSGQMIPTARRVAYSAFLMATPRLMEPVYYVEIQTPIDCVTAIYTVLSRRRGHVTSDVPQPGTPAYIVKAFLPVIESFGFETDLRYHTQGQAFCVSVFDHWAIVPGDPLDKSILLRPLEPAPIQHLAREFMVKTRRRKGMSEDVSGNKFFDEAMMVELAQQTGDLHLQMM is encoded by the exons ATGGATGATAGTTTGTATGATGAGTTTGGTAACTACATTGGACCTGAGATTGAGTCTGACAGAGAGAGTGAGGATGAAgtagaaaaagatgaagataaGCAGCCTGAAGAAAATGGGCATGGATCTGATGGCGAACAAGGAGGTTCAAATGGCTGGATTACCACAATCAATGATGTTGAGATGGAGAACCAGATTGTTCTTCCAGAGGATAAGAAGTATTACCCTACTGCAGAGGAGGTTTATGGTGAGGATGTTGAGACCTTGGTTATGGATGAAGATGAGCAGCCTCTTGAGCAACCCATTATCAAACCTGTTAGAGATATCAGATTTGAGGTTGGGGTCAAGGATCAATCAACGTACGTGTCAACTCAGTTTCTTATCGGCCTCATGTCTAATCCCGCCCTTATGAGGAATGTTGCTCTTGTGGGTCATCTACAGCATGGGAAAACTGTCTTCATGGATATGTTGGTAGAGCAGACGCATCATATGTCTACTTTTAATGTTAAAAACGAGAAGCATATGAAATATACAGACACCCGAGTCGATGAGCAGGAGAGAAATATCTCAATCAAGGCCGTTCCAATGTCCCTTGTTCTTGAGGACAGTAGATCCAAATCATACCTGTGCAATATCATGGATACTCCTGGACATGTCAATTTCTCTGACGAAATGACTGCTTCTTTAAGACTTGCCGATGGTGCTGTTCTCATTGTTGATGCTGCTGAAGGAGTCATG GTAAACACAGAGAGAGCTATTCGGCATGCAATCCAGGACCGTCTCCCTATTGTTGTTGTGATCAATAAG GTAGACAGGCTCATAACTGAGCTCAAACTACCTCCAAGGGATGCTTACTACAAGCTTAGGCATACAATTGAAGTCATTAATAACCACATATCTGTTGCTTCAACAACTGCTGGAAACTTACCCCTTATAGACCCTGCAGCTGGAAATGTATGTTTTGCCAGTGGGACAGCTGGATGGTCTTTCACATTGCAATCTTTTGCTAAAATGTATGCCAAGCTACATGGGGTGGCCATGGACGTGGATAAGTTTGCATCTCGACTTTGGGGAGATGTATATTATCACCCTGATACTAGGGTATTCAAGAAAAATCCTCCAGTAGGTGGTGGAGAAAGAGCATTTGTTCAGTTTATTCTGGAGCCTCTATACAAAATATACAGCCAAGTGATAGGTGAACATAAGAAGAGTGTGGAGACCACCCTTGCAGAATTAGGAGTGACTCTGAGTAATAGTGCATATAAGCTAAACGTCAGACCTTTACTTAGGTTAGCCTGTAGCTCAGTTTTTGGTTCGGCATCAGGGTTCACTGATATGTTGGTAAAGCACATTCCTTCTCCCAGAGAGGCTGCATCGAGGAAAGTCGGCCATGCATACACTGGGCCAACAGATTCCCCCATTTATGAGTCAATGGTAGAATGTGACCCATCTGGACCTCTCATGGTTAATGTGACAAAGCTGTACCCTAAATCAGATACTAGTGTGTTTGATGTGTTTGGAAGAGTTTATAGTGGTAGGCTTCAAACAGGGCAAAGCGTACGTGTACTAGGAGAAGGGTATTCACCTGATGATGAGGAGGACATGACTATAAAAGAAGTGACCAAGCTATGGATATATCAAGCGAGGTATAGAATACCAGTGAGCAGTGCCCCTCCTGGTTCATGGGTTCTAATTGAAGGTGTTGATGCGTCCATCATGAAAACTGCGACTCTGTGTGATTCAACCTTCGATGAAGATGTCCACATATTCCGAGCGCTCCAATTTAATACCCTCTCAGTAGTGAAGACTGCTACTGAGCCTTTGAATCCTAGTGAGCTGCCTAAAATGGTGGAAGGGCttagaaaaattagcaaaagCTATCCCCTTGCGATTACCAAAGTCGAGGAGTCTGGAGAACATACTATTCTAGGCACGGGTGAGTTGTACTTGGACTCCATCATGAAGGACCTCAGGGAGCTCTATTCAGAGGTCGAAGTAAAG GTTGCAGATCCGGTGGTCTCCTTCTGTGAGACAGTTGTTGAATCTTCGTCCATGAAGTGTTTTGCTGAGActccaaacaaaaagaacaaaataacaatG ATTGCAGAGCCATTGGACAGAGGGCTTGCTGAGGACATTGAGAGTGGCGTCGTAAGCATTGACTGGAACAGGAAACAACTCGGGGACTTCTTCAGGACGAAGTATGACTGGGATCTACTTGCTGCACGTTCCATTTGGGCTTTTGGTCCTGACAAACAG GGGCCAAATGTTTTATTGGATGACACCCTCCCAACTGAGGTCGACAGGAACTTGATGATGGCAGTGAAAGACTCCATTGTTCAAGG GTTCCAGTGGGGTGCCCGTGAAGGTCCCCTCTGTGATGAGCCCATAAGAAATGTAAAGTTCAAGATTGTTGATGCACGGATAGCACCAGAGCCGCTGCATAGAGGATCTGGTCAGATGATTCCAACAGCAAGACGTGTTGCATATTCAGCCTTCCTTATGGCAACTCCAAGGCTGATGGAACCTGTGTACTATGTGGAG ATACAAACACCAATCGATTGTGTTACTGCAATCTACACAGTTTTGTCACGTAGACGTGGGCACGTCACATCTGATGTTCCTCAGCCTGGTACTCCCGCTTACATTGTGAAG GCTTTTCTACCTGTGATAGAATCGTTTGGGTTTGAGACAGACCTGAGGTACCACACACAGGGACAAGCTTTCTGCGTGTCTGTGTTTGATCACTGGGCCATTGTGCCAGGAGACCCTCTTGACAAAAGCATCCTACTGCGTCCACTTGAGCCTGCCCCTATTCAGCACCTAGCTCGTGAATTCATGGTCAAGACCCGCCGTAGAAAG GGAATGA
- the LOC109124695 gene encoding autophagy-related protein 8b, whose product MAKNSFKLSNPLEMRMAESTRIRAKYPDRVPAIVEKAGQSDVPDIDKKKYLVPADLTVGQFVYVVRKRIKLGAEKAIFVFVKDTLPPTAALMSAIYEEHKDEDGFLYMTYSGENTFGSAC is encoded by the exons ATGGCTAAGAACTCGTTCAAGCTTTCTAATCCTCTGG aGATGAGAATGGCTGAATCCACTCGTATCAGAGCGAAATACCCAGACAGAGTTCCG GCGATTGTGGAGAAAGCTGGACAGAGTGATGTTCCTGACATTGACAAGAAGAA GTATCTTGTACCAGCTGATCTAACCGTTGGCCAGTTTGTGTACGTTGTGAGGAAAAGAATCAAACTTGGAGCTGAAAAAGCAATCTTTGTCTTTGTCAAGGACACATTACCCCCAACCG CGGCATTGATGTCTGCAATCTATGAAGAACACAAGGACGAAGATGGATTTCTCTACATGACATACAGTGGAGAGAACACGTTTGGATCGGCCTGTTGA
- the LOC104737306 gene encoding myb family transcription factor PHL13-like isoform X2, whose protein sequence is MKNPIVRSYVRSKVPRLRWNSELHNSFVQAVEQLGGENRATPKMVLQLMDAKGLSISHVKSHLQMYRSMKLEESMQEILAKRSVRVTGQVTWWQFQQYLHNYQRLRGNANFFQNQQRQEEEMYENIITFGESSNGTEEVPSDYFTCKSLYESSKAQLNKTRDDEHGDVVVAIDDDGNVVDEHDDDDDDNDGTLSLNFIKTSKDEDELSLELTLGLKA, encoded by the exons atgaaaaacccAATCGTTAGATCTTATGTTAGATCAAAAGTGCCGCGGTTGCGATGGAACTCCGAGCTTCACAACTCTTTTGTTCAAGCTGTTGAACAACTCGGTGGAGAAAATA GAGCAACTCCGAAGATGGTTTTGCAGTTAATGGATGCCAAAGGACTCTCAATATCACATGTAAAGAGTCATCTTCAG ATGTATAGGAGCATGAAGCTGGAAGAATCCATGCAAG AGATATTAGCAAAGAGGAGTGTTAGAGTGACAGGACAAGTAACTTGGTGGCAATTTCAACAGTATCTTCATAACTACCAACGGCTTCGAGGCAATgcaaacttttttcaaaatcaacaaag GCAAGAAGAGGAAATGTATGAAAACATTATAACATTTGGTGAATCAAGTAATGGAACTGAGGAAGTACCAAGTGACTATTTTACCTGCAAGTCTCTCTATGAATCATCAAAG GCCCAGCTTAATAAAACTAGAGATGATGAACatggtgatgttgttgttgctattgatgatgatggtaatgttgttgatgaacatgatgatgatgatgatgacaatgatGGTACTTTGTCGTTAAACTtcataaaaacttcaaaagatGAAGACGAATTATCTCTTGAGCTCACTCTTGGTCTCAAAGCATAA
- the LOC104737306 gene encoding myb family transcription factor PHL11-like isoform X1, protein MKNPIVRSYVRSKVPRLRWNSELHNSFVQAVEQLGGENRATPKMVLQLMDAKGLSISHVKSHLQMYRSMKLEESMQEEILAKRSVRVTGQVTWWQFQQYLHNYQRLRGNANFFQNQQRQEEEMYENIITFGESSNGTEEVPSDYFTCKSLYESSKAQLNKTRDDEHGDVVVAIDDDGNVVDEHDDDDDDNDGTLSLNFIKTSKDEDELSLELTLGLKA, encoded by the exons atgaaaaacccAATCGTTAGATCTTATGTTAGATCAAAAGTGCCGCGGTTGCGATGGAACTCCGAGCTTCACAACTCTTTTGTTCAAGCTGTTGAACAACTCGGTGGAGAAAATA GAGCAACTCCGAAGATGGTTTTGCAGTTAATGGATGCCAAAGGACTCTCAATATCACATGTAAAGAGTCATCTTCAG ATGTATAGGAGCATGAAGCTGGAAGAATCCATGCAAG AAGAGATATTAGCAAAGAGGAGTGTTAGAGTGACAGGACAAGTAACTTGGTGGCAATTTCAACAGTATCTTCATAACTACCAACGGCTTCGAGGCAATgcaaacttttttcaaaatcaacaaag GCAAGAAGAGGAAATGTATGAAAACATTATAACATTTGGTGAATCAAGTAATGGAACTGAGGAAGTACCAAGTGACTATTTTACCTGCAAGTCTCTCTATGAATCATCAAAG GCCCAGCTTAATAAAACTAGAGATGATGAACatggtgatgttgttgttgctattgatgatgatggtaatgttgttgatgaacatgatgatgatgatgatgacaatgatGGTACTTTGTCGTTAAACTtcataaaaacttcaaaagatGAAGACGAATTATCTCTTGAGCTCACTCTTGGTCTCAAAGCATAA
- the LOC104738437 gene encoding F-box/LRR-repeat protein At3g58980-like: MEKLKLGKDFRVRTLPRNAFLPMLESLILNSVRYDTPPCQICVFQKFLAACPALFSLELAGVTWDMWRWGGVISSPSLTVLWIVKDIYIPLVDFTTLSFETPMLELLYYRDFVPQTYGVVNFDYLHTAQLSLHLRENQAFDATRFIEALGNVKTLNLWSADTLRVRES; encoded by the coding sequence ATGGAGAAGTTGAAATTAGGCAAAGACTTCAGAGTTAGAACACTTCCTAGGAATGCTTTTCTCCCTATGCTCGAGAGCCTCATTCTGAACTCAGTTAGATATGATACTCCTCCGTGTCAGATTTGTGTGTTCCAAAAATTTTTGGCTGCTTGTCCTGCCTTGTTTTCACTAGAGCTTGCTGGTGTCACATGGGATATGTGGAGGTGGGGAGGAGTGATTTCTAGTCCTAGTCTTACAGTCCTTTGGATTGTTAAGGACATTTATATTCCGCTGGTTGACTTTACAACCTTGAGTTTTGAGACACCAATGCTCGAGCTTCTCTACTACCGTGATTTTGTACCACAAACCTATGGTGTTGTGAACTTTGATTACTTGCATACAGCTCAATTGTCTCTGCATTTGAGGGAGAACCAAGCCTTTGATGCAACCAGGTTTATTGAAGCGCTGGGTAATGTGAAAACATTGAACCTATGGTCTGCAGACACTCTAAGGGTAAGAGAAAGCTAG
- the LOC104737310 gene encoding uncharacterized protein LOC104737310, with product MDSGGRRRVHSSRRVPSMGVEGDEEFQEEDVWSVLREGETSGLEMKIPKSHFSSSSSSSSSPWKIHRSKDVSGVKQSSAPMNVPDWSKVYGGDSKSSRWSSHLCSHGDDEDDDGCMVPPHEWVARKLARTQISSFSMCEGVGRTLKGRDLSKVRNAVLSKTGFLE from the coding sequence atgGATTCAGGGGGTAGAAGAAGGGTACATAGTAGTAGAAGGGTTCCTTCAATGGGAGTAGAAGGGGATGAAGAGtttcaagaagaagatgtgtgGTCAGTTCTGAGAGAAGGAGAAACTTCAGGTCTTGAAATGAAAATACCCAAAAGtcatttctcttcctcatcttcttcttcatcttcaccgtGGAAGATTCATAGAAGCAAGGACGTCTCAGGGGTGAAACAGTCATCGGCACCTATGAATGTCCCTGATTGGTCCAAGGTTTATGGTGGTGACTCAAAGAGCAGCAGATGGAGTAGTCATTTGTGTTCTCATGGtgacgacgaagatgatgatggttgCATGGTTCCTCCACATGAATGGGTTGCAAGAAAGCTAGCAAGAACACagatctcttctttctctatgtGTGAAGGAGTTGGAAGAACACTTAAAGGAAGAGATCTAAGCAAAGTGAGAAACGCTGTCTTGTCAAAAACTGGTTTCTTGGAGTAA
- the LOC104737308 gene encoding 5'-adenylylsulfate reductase 1, chloroplastic, producing MAMAVHVSSSSRIINSGFSRSGVSSEPKVPQIGSLRLSDRVHVTQVSLNLSGKRSSSVKPLNAEPKTKDSMIPLAATTMVAEIAAEEEAVEVAEVEDFEELAKKLENASPLEIMDKALEKFGNDIAIAFSGAEDVALIEYAHLTGRPFRVFSLDTGRLNPETYRFFDEVEKHYGIRIEYMFPDSVEAQGLVRSKGLFSFYEDGHQECCRVRKVRPLRRALKGLKAWITGQRKDQSPGTRSEIPVVQVDPVFEGLDGGAGSLVKWNPVANVEGNDVWSFLRTMDVPVNTLHAAGYISIGCEPCTKAVLPGQHEREGRWWWEDAKAKECGLHKGNVKENAADAKVINGESKAAVADIFKSENLVTLSRQGVENLMKLENRKEPWIVVLYAPWCPFCQAMEASYDELADKLAGSGIKVAKFRADGDQKEFAKQELQLGSFPTILVFPKNSSRPIKYPSEKRDVDSLTSFLNLVR from the exons ATGGCGATGGCTgttcatgtttcttcttcttcaaggatCATAAACTCTGGTTTCTCACGTTCCGGCGTTTCATCTGAGCCTAAAG TGCCGCAAATAGGTTCGTTGAGGTTATCGGATCGTGTTCATGTAACTCAGGTGTCTTTGAATCTATCTGGGAAGCGATCATCATCTGTTAAACCTTTAAACGCAGAGCCAAAGACAAAGGACTCTATGATTCCTCTTGCAGCAACGACAATGGTAGCAGAGATTGCTGCAGAGGAAGAAGCTGTTGAAGTAGCAGAGGTTGAGGATTTTGAAGAGCTTGCAAAGAAGCTTGAGAATGCTTCACCTCTTGAGATTATGGATAAAGCTCTTGAGAAGTTCGGGAACGATATCGCTATTGCATTTAG TGGTGCTGAAGATGTTGCTCTGATTGAGTATGCTCATTTGACTGGGAGACCATTTAGAGTGTTTAGTTTGGATACAGGGAGATTGAATCCTGAGACGTATCGGTTTTTTGATGAGGTGGAGAAACACTATGGGATTAGAATTGAGTATATGTTTCCTGATTCTGTTGAGGCTCAAGGTTTGGTTAGGAGCAAGGGATTGTTCTCTTTCTATGAAGATGGTCATCAGGAGTGTTGCCGTGTGAGGAAAGTTAGACCATTGAGGCGTGCTCTCAAGGGTTTAAAGGCTTGGATTACTGGTCAGAGGAAAGATCAATCGCCTGGAACTAGGTCTGAGATACCAGTTGTTCAGGTTGATCCGGTTTTTGAAGGTTTGGATGGTGGAGCTGGTAGTTTGGTGAAGTGGAATCCTGTTGCGAATGTTGAAGGGAACGATGTTTGGAGTTTCTTGAGGACTATGGATGTTCCAGTTAACACATTGCACGCGGCAGGGTATATTTCCATTGGATGTGAGCCTTGCACGAAAGCGGTTTTACCGGGACAGCACGAGAGAGAAGGGAGATGGTGGTGGGAAGATGCTAAAGCTAAAGAATGTGGACTTCACAAAGGGAACGTCAAGGAAAACGCAGCTGATGCTAAAGTAATAAATGGGGAATCGAAAGCTGCTGTTGCAGATATCTTTAAGAGTGAGAATCTTGTGACTTTGAGCAGGCAAGGCGTGGAGAATTTGATGAAGTTGGAGAACCGTAAAGAGCCTTGGATCGTTGTGCTGTATGCTCCGTGGTGCCCCTTTTGTCAAGCCATGGAAGCATCGTATGATGAACTGGCGGATAAGTTGGCTGGAAGCGGGATTAAGGTAGCTAAATTCAGAGCGGATGGTGACCAGAAGGAGTTTGCTAAGCAAGAATTGCAGCTCGGTAGCTTCCCGACGATACTTGTCTTCCCCAAGAACTCTTCAAGACCTATCAAGTATCCGTCTGAGAAGAGAGATGTAGATTCTTTGACTTCGTTTTTGAATCTTGTCCGATAA
- the LOC104737307 gene encoding UPF0690 protein C1orf52 homolog, with the protein MKKCMMRWDNDDDDEEDDSSEESSSSSDSNPDNSETGKKKKRKSKKPIARFAKKDKKAFDYESLQQHGYKAVGLPDIRAPVEKQDWSWDTGKDKQRVEEVKESYQEREATRAAVTGGETIENAQLRSDRKNLSFSQKEKKKRDLGQASRGKNYVEEEKRQLRESGVYSGFDS; encoded by the exons ATGAAGAAATGTATGATGCGATgggataatgatgatgatgatgaggaagatgactCATCCGAGGAATCATCGTCGTCTTCTGACTCAAACCCGGATAACTCAGAGactgggaagaagaagaagagaaagagcaaGAAGCCCATAG CGAGGTTTgcaaagaaagataagaaagctTTCGACTATGAATCTCTGCAACAGCATGGTTACAAAGCCGTTGGTCTTCCAGATATACGTGCTCCTGTGGAGAAACAGGATTGGTCATGGGATACTGGAAAGGATAAACAAAGAGTAGAGGAAGTGAAAGAGAGTTATCAAGAACGAGAAGCTACCAGAGCTGCTGTTACAGGTGGCGAGACGATTGAGAATGCGCAGTTGCGTAGTGATAGGAAGAATCTATCTTTCTcacagaaggagaagaagaagagagatttagGACAAGCGAGTAGAGGGAAGAATTacgttgaagaagagaagaggcaGTTGAGAGAGAGTGGTGTTTACTCTGGTTTTGATTCCTAA